A stretch of DNA from Ctenopharyngodon idella isolate HZGC_01 chromosome 6, HZGC01, whole genome shotgun sequence:
GTCGCATGGGAAATTGTGGGACCCATAgccaaaccagttgagaaccactggcctAGAGAGACAGTAATATAAAAAGCTATACTGGTTAACAATTGGTTTTCCCCACCAATGTGACCAAGGTGACATCAGccgaaaataaaataaatttcaattttttttttaaataatgtgcaCTGATAAATCTATTTAGgtattgtccattttgattcaTGTAGACTTTAATTCAAAATGCAACGGGAAAACAGCTGAGTGTGTGGTGTACAGCTCCTTACATTTTTTCAATTAGCTGTTTCTCATCCAGCGCATTGggtagatctcttttattgccCAGCACCAACACCTAAAACACAAAGACATCCATTGGAACTTATGCAGTGAAGATGATGAGATGTTTGAGCAATGACgtgctaaaaaaacaaaacaaggaaGTGTCTTACAGGAATTCCTTGTAACTGTGGCTTGTCTAAAAGATTGTGCAGCTCGTTTCTGGAAGCTTCAACCTTCTCCCGGTCCGCTGCATCCACCATGTACCTTTGAGGGAAAATGGAGAAAGGACGAAAGGatgcacattttattattttggtaGTGAGAATACTTTCTTCTTTCCCTTACAGAAGATGGATGTAGAGATACTTACACTATTGCATTCACCCCACGACAGTATCGCTCCCACATGCTCCTGAACCTCGGCTGACCTCCTATATCCCAGATCTGCACAATAATCAGACCAGTGTTAGCTTCAGTgtttattattaacaattaaaCTTGTACCTTATTTTTCTCCTGAATACCAAGAAACCaagattattcattaaaaaggaCCAAACCTTGATGGTGACGTTGCCTTTTGTGACCTTCCTCATGTTGAACCCGACGGTTGGAATCATGTCTTCGCTGAACTGGCCTGACTGGGGGGGGGAGAAGATAGCGTATATTAACAACTCACTTGGACTTGTTTGTGGTGAAATGCTTCCATTATTCTACCCAAAATAACTTCTGtactttgactttttttttttttttttgacgccCAGTTTCTTTTCCTGTTGCTGTAAGCGTAGGACTGCAGTCATTGGTAGTTAAGGGCTTCTCATCcccatttatttgatctatGATTCATAATGAaagttcaaaaaacaaaaaacctcaAGCCAGCTCAGGGAAATTTCCGTGGTATATTGGCATCTACTGTACTAACCTTCAGAGATTCTCAAATTCAGGTCATTGCCACTGTCATAAAGGTTCTGTGCCAATATAGTACAGAAAAACTTGCAAAACATCGTTTGTATTGTGTGTACATTTTGtgattctaaaaaaaaacttcttgcATTCCTAATGTTTATTCAAACAATACACTCAATCTCAGTAAGAAATGTGTCAATCGATTTAGGAATTCATCTTTGGTAGTCAGTAATCACAGTAATTAGTAATCACATCAATAAATACACTTCAAATTGCACATCTAAACCACAAGACCACCTTCCCTGTTATGATTCAGTTTTGATGTGGTCTGCCTTAATGAAGAAAAATTCCCTCCCTATAAACACTTTCCCTTTGTCACACGGCTGCCAGTAAAACTTTATTTCTAAACATTAGGACCACCACAAACACATTCTAACACACTCATTCAGTTCTTGACTGAATAGTCATATCTGCAGATGTAATTTCTTCCATTGGCTAATATTAGCAATTCTCTACGTCAACCTGATAATGAAAAGGATGCCAATATTGAATATTTAGCAAAGATAACATCATGATAACTGATACCGTGCTATAAAACTACTCATAGCGAGATGAGATTTTCCTACAACTTAACAATTAGTATACTCATCTTCTATAGCAGGTGCACAAAACAAGTCTAGTGGgtttagttttgttgttgttttgcacCACGCACAAGACAAAGCAAATGATGTCCACCTTGATTTGCACATGCTGAGGCAAAGTGACAACCATGACAAAAGAAAATAGAATCACAATCTATAACTCATAGATATTGCTTTAAGGCAGcatgacaaaaaatgaaaggaagtctactaatttaaaaaagttgttTGAAGTTGCAGCATCCTAAATTGTACAGTAAGTATCATACCGAAGCAATCACAGACAATGGAAATAACTGCCCCTGACAAATGTAGGGCTGGgcaaaaaaaaaggatttttcaATTAATCGTTTTTTAAAACGTGGTCGATTCGATGTCGGTTCTCAAAAGCCACAAATTGATCTTTTTTCTGTATTCATTTCAGCAAATATTGAACATTATATTTGATAGACGTTAATACTAGTCTTCTCTACTAGATGTCATCCTCTTATTTACCTTGTGCGACAGTGATGACCCTGTCATTCATTCAGTGCTTAACATGGCGGATGCAGGTGCGCCTTTAAGCATGAAAGACGTTCCAGACAGTTAAAGGAACTGTCACTGTCCCGACTGGGCAGTGCTGCATGGTCACAaaagtttatcatttttttaagcCTTACCAATTTAAGCATTCTAGCacaagaagacgtgaaagagaacttgcgTGCTGTGTGAGAAGTTTTGTGCGTGCACACATCCGAAGCAGAGATTGTCTTGTCCGAAGCGCAAACAGAAATCTGTGTCTTAGACAGTGTGCAAATGAATTCTTTCACGTCTCCTTGTGCTTAAActgacaaattcacacaaattcTTCTCAAAATGCCTGCATTGGCAAGTAATCTCTTAGTAAACATAGTCTGTTATGGCTTGAGTGAACGTAACTGTAGAGAAagacaacgcatgtgtatcaTCATATTAGATcagtgcagctcttaaagtgacagcagcctaatattcctgctgctgtctgtgtttttgatgttaatcaaactacaaatgacaaagaaatcactctGCTTTttactgaataacttttttgtaactttaataaggattaacctttatttaatttgtacagtgaagattatatgcagcatcattttacatttgattactttattcaatttctaaataataaaactaCAGTTAGACTTATCTGAAAAACCCAAAAAGCACTTATTTAATtcgtatctttgttctattgtatttatttatttgtgccatTGCTTGTAGTTTAatcatttgttctttttttattaatgactgtttacttgtctttaataatctttgaaaTGTATATTAGTTAGCTAGTAGTTTCAGCTGTGGTGTCAAAATTGGAATCGAGAATTGTTAaatttactattactattttattcatttattataattgttttgtagtggggccagtgaaaattaaataattgaattaATTGAATCAAATTGAAAATCGAATCGAGATCTTGTAAATCGAATTGAATCGGGACATCTGTATCGATACCCAGCCCTAGACAAATCgccaccttggaattataaggttctatctgcattctgagtggttttgagatattgagcttcaaagtttttgcattccattcgaCTTTGTAGACTTTTTGttctctaaataaaaaaatatatatataatgtatgtatgtatgtatatatacatatatgtatgtatatatacatatatatatatatatatatatatatatatatatatatatatatatatatatatatatatatatatatatgtgtgtgtgtgtgtgtgtgtgtgtgtatatatatatatatgtatatatatgtatgtgtgtgtgtgtgtgtgtgtgtgtgtgtgtgtatatatatatatatatatatatatatatatacatacataatatatatatatatatatatatatatatatatatatatatatatgtgtgtgtgtgtgtatatatatgtatatatatatatatatatatatatatatgtgt
This window harbors:
- the arl8ba gene encoding ADP-ribosylation factor-like protein 8B-A — encoded protein: MLALINRLLDWFKSLFWKEEMELTLVGLQYSGKTTFVNVIASGQFSEDMIPTVGFNMRKVTKGNVTIKIWDIGGQPRFRSMWERYCRGVNAIVYMVDAADREKVEASRNELHNLLDKPQLQGIPVLVLGNKRDLPNALDEKQLIEKMNLAAIQDREICCYSISCKEKDNIDITLQWLIQHSKSRRS